The DNA sequence AAAAACGGATACGCAAATACATTGTTTCACTATTTTATATAAACCGCTACTGGCAGTAGCGGTTTACAAGTGCACAGAAATCGCTAGTACCAGCCGCGGTTTATGAGTGTTCTTGGTTGTTCATAAACCGCTACTGCCAGCAGCGATTTATGTTGGTTGGTATGCGTGCGTAAACCGCTGGTGGCCATAGCGGTTTACGTTTATTGTGTGTCATTGGGGTCCTTATATAAACCATGGAGGGGCCAAATGTGGAGAGGTAGAGTATTATTCACAAATGGATGGGGAGGATAGTTTTGTGGCTCTGGTCGATTGCTctgaaaaaattcaaaagagcAAACGGCATAGTGTGAAATTCACAGATAGAGAACCGGTTAGTATTTTTATCCGATCTTCAAGTACATTGGTAGAGATTAAGCTCAGCATACTAAAAAAGCTCGGTACCCGTGAGACGAAGCTGGTTAAAAAGTTGTTTTACAAAATTCCCATTACCGTTGTGTCAACCGGTGTGAGATATGAGACCTTTATGATAGGGTCGGATGAAGACCTGTAGGTCTTGTTTCACTGCAAGCGTAGTTTTCCGGACGTGAGGATACCTGAGATGTTTGCGAAGTTGGAAGATCGTATGGATAGCTCTGGAGCATCGGCACCGGGTCCTCAGTCAACCACAGTGGGTGGTGCCTCGACATCACTGCATGTGGTAGCAGCGGTAGTTCCACCTCCTGAGCCCGAAAGTGCTAGGGTTGAGTTTGAGGTCGGACCGGATCGAGTTGAGAATGCGCTGTGTGATGATGATTCCAATGAGGAGCCGGTCGATATTGGTGGGGACAGTGAAGATGATATACCGAGAGGTGTACGTACAGGCCATGGAGGTTCCGGTTCTGGATCACAAGAGTACCCTCCCCACCTGTCGTCTTTGAACTTGGAGGCCATCGGCCAACACCAGAATGTAGAGGCAACATTCGATGGGCAGGGTATGCATGATGGGTCAGGTTTGACTGAATTTCAGATTGGCCAATCGTTCCAGAGTAAGGAGGAAGCTGTGCTGAGCGTGAAAGATTACAGCATTCGGCGTGGAGTTGAGTACAGGGTTATGGAGTCAGACAATCTAAAATACCAAGGGAGATGCAAGGAGTTCGGTAACGGGTGCACGTGGTTGATTCGGATAGTCATGCGGAAAAGGAAGAGCACATGGGAAGTAAGGAGGTACAACGAGCCACACACGTGTATGGCCACATCGATTTCGAGCGACCACAAGCAGCTTGATTATCATGTGATTTAGGATCCTAACAATAGACCTAGGTTAGATCTTACTCACTTGACTTAATATTTTGAGTCATTACTATAATAAATACTATACTATTAAATATGATTATATTTAGTATATATAAAAGTTAGGTATACTTACAATAGATTTTATaatcaaactaaaaaaattctattatctttttttttaattttaaatattatttttactatCTTATTGAAAAagtgaataataataatcacttacataattaaaatagatcaTCCTAATATATACATGACACTACATATATCAAGAATTATTATATGTGAtaaattatttctttatttttctaaagataatttatatgtaaattaactaatttttataacACACGATCTATTGGATATTTTTTCTCCTCTTAATATGGATAAATTGAtgaatttaatatataaaatataatttatattatttaacatatGAAATAAGTAACTTAAGCCTTTATCTAAgacaataaatataatagtaCAAATACCTACATAtttattactattaaaaaaatatacaaataatataaacatgatttttttggtagaaaaacaataataaaagttattaattaatttaattacataataaaaaattatgaataattttttaaataataataaaaaataagatcaCTATTTTCACATACTAtaaagtttataaaaaaaatttagacaataaattaattctcaataaattatatattagctctgttaaaaaaattaaatgatatatcagatattattatttgtgtactaattatatatatatatatatatatatatatatatatatatatatatatatatatatatatattatcgattattaagttataattaatttttaactcaatttttggtaattaaaatttaaatgattgaaattattaaatgatGAATATTTTGCAGCTAactaattttgtttttgttattaaaattttaaaaaaggtgAATTGTTAATCGAttctaaattcaaatttaatttaaatttgtataagaaaatattttgaattttttttcactaaccagaattaattttgaaataaaaaattattttgtacatcatattataaaataatatagtcattcattttttctttaatggaaattattgtcaaataaaataatagaaaaatagaaaaaaaaaatatatttcaatCTAGGAATAATAATTCATTTttcaatagaataaattatatattgaataacaAAAGTTATTATAGTTTCTTTTTACACAAATTAATATACTCAACTACGGTGTTTTGGTAATATTACCAAAAGATATTAATCAATCTAATAGTTTTTGTAATGATATAAGTTTATAAGTTTAGAAGTTTGAAAACCGGTAATATCGTTGATCATATTGTTTGACTTCCTGaatgaataaaattataacaaaGGCAAATCTCCATAAGTATTGCTATCATCAATGAGAATTGTTCTACTTTCAAGACAAATACTATTTTTCAGCTTGGCAGGTCAAGAACTAATCCTCCACAGATTGAAGCTCCATTTATTAAGGGTATGCCACTAGTCAATGAGTTGTTACATACACAAGGCGGGATTCAAAACTCTAATACTTACTTAGGTAGATGAGTGAGATAATCACTCAATCAATCTAAATCAGTTAAgataaatactaattattttaaatattgttaacattaaaaataattaacctttaattttaattataattttgtaaaatatatatttatagtaataattattatatatttttttgtttaatctcttttaataaaaaaaattatatatttttattaattatccCGTACAGTGTACGGGAACATACACTAGttacaataaataataaaagaatttcACTAGAAAATCAACAGGAGTCTAATCAACAATACACCAACAAGTGTTTTTGAACTGCATTTTATACTAATTAATTGTCATTAATTAgtgattatttaaattttattttttaaaagataaaaaattaattattaataattaccTCTTTTTACTTTAGTTcactttttactatttattacgcaaattctaattcttctttcaaaaaaaaatttcgaaactCCAAAAAAAATACCAGAACATAAGATAAAGAATCACCCAAATCCTaagaaaaaaaacatacaaaacaTAGGATAAAGAATCATCCAAGactaataaaaagaatcatCCAAATCCTAAGAAAAAACATATAGAACATAGAAAAAAGAATCATCCAGAGAATCATCCTTAATTTAgaaaaaagaaacataaaaacTAGTTAAAAGAATCATTTAAAACCAAAtaggaggagaagaaaaagagtcGCAGGTGGCCGGCGACAACGTCTTGGACAGTGTTGCGTGGACGGTGCGGACTCACAGTGGCACGTTGCGAGGAGGAAGCCATAGAGGTCGCGCATCGCGAGTGGAAGAGTCGCCATGGATCGAAATAGTTGATCGCTCGTCGCGAATGAGGATTTGGCGGTGGCTGCGTCACAACGGATAAGGAGCCGTTGGGTGCAAATTCTGCACTGTCTGACGCAACGGATAGAGGCCGCGATGGTGTTTGGCGGTGCAAATGTATTGAGATTATAATCCATGGCAGTGGAGGCGGCTATGTCcaacgaaaaaagaaaatagcGAGACGCGCGAAAGAGGCCACGCAACGTGACGAAAGACGTGGCGGTAGTTAATGGGCGGCGCCGAAAACTGCGTGAAAATGACAACTTTGTGGAGGGAGAGATTTGACTGTTTCCAAGTGAATGGAGGGGAATTAGATTTTTtgtgaattatttttattgtatactataaatatgattataattaataaatatagatagaatcttttttatattttaaattttaatttttaagtttttatttatttataaaatttaaattataatagagTTGATTTATATTCACTAGTAAAAAAGATGTTTGCTATACTTTTCcataataaaatctttttttgaACTCAACAAGATTCAACCCAGATAAAAGGAAATTGAAGGGAAAAGAGTTGATTCACGACTTACAAAATAGAACACCCTATCCATAGTACAGCGTGTTATTAGGACCACCATATCCACGCGAATTAGTCAAATTAATATAATTCAAAGAGGGATTATATCTAATTCAGTTAACTATTTCGTGACACACAATAAGTTTTTGAAGTAACATACGACGACGACAAATAATGTTATCACATTTTGGATTATGATTTATTTTGCCATTTTGATTACACAAACAGTGGttgtttattaaaaaaaatagttaaagaAAAACTATAGACATATATTAAGAGAAATGTTTTGTCATTTTagattatgatttttttttagttgtttaGGTATCCCTCAATCGAcaaatcaaaaattaatttatcgcagatttatattttattctacacaaatttatttttgtctttgaTGAGCCAAGATTTGAATTCATTATTCACATTGTTCATTATCTTCATTGTTTACTTAacaaaattgtttttttttatatatttaaattaacaccgattacttttctattttcttttcaataaaaatgttgtcCTCTAACATTTTCAGCatattattatttgtatttaCTGAATCAACACATACATACTCTCATTATTTTCACACTCACAAGTGCTCATTTATAAAACAAAATTAGTATAGACACTTAAGTTTTTTTATCTCTCTTTCTTATTCCCATTCAATCATAATCTTCAGGCACAGGTATGTCCTCCTCTTCTGGGGCATCCAGGACCCACTCACCATCGTCCCTTTTCACCATCCCTTTATTCTTCTCAACCCACCATAACCCAGGCACGCGGTACTCATCCTTCAAGAACTCACAAGACTTGTTCACAAGAGCCAAGCTTCTCTTCACTCTCAACTTAAACTCACCATGCTTCCCATTCCACCCCGCCACCACATGCAGCATTGCCTGCAGGTTATGCCAGTCGCTAGGGTTCTTCGAGTCCCTCAGATTCCGCGATTTTCGCGTATCGATCTCGAGCTCCACGCCGGTATATTCGTACCCTAGCAGCCTCCCTGGGTAATGAGGAATTACGTCAATCACGTTTCTCACATGAAGAACCTTCAAGTTATTGAAACTCTTCACTCTCTCGTTGAATGCCTTGTTCCCAATTTGGGGTGAACCAAAGACGAAAGCGGCGACGGGGACGTCGGTGATGCCGTTTTCAACGAGGTCGAAAGCGCTCACGATGGATAAGGATGCACCTAGGCTGTGCCCTACCAGGACCACGCTAGGGTTCTCGTCTTTGTAGAGTTTCAACAAGGCTTTCACTTTGGTTAAGACTTGTGTCCTTGCGCTTAGTTTTGTGAATGGAGATTTTGGATCTTCGGAGGTGTAGATTGTTAGCCAACCCTTCATTACTTTGGGGACGTCATCGTCTTCCTCGCTGTCGCTGCTGCTGCTGCCATCTCCGTCTTGGCTTTGTCCAAGTTTCTGCATTAATTAATTTGCAAGACTTTCTTCGGTTATTGATTAGATTGATCTAATTGATACACATGggaacaaaattaaataaaataaattaaagttaagTTCAATTATTTATGTGCTTGCAACTGGGATGtttcatatatatttttcaattttgctAGATAGACGGTGAAAAATGGGTTATGTCCTAAACTCACTAAACATAAACAaacctaattaatttaaaattaaaataattgtaaaattaatttttttaattaattatttacattttttataaaaaaacgttatttttttatattttctcatatatttttttatcagaaataataagaaacaaattttattttatattttaattattattaaaatagttaaataatattaaatataataaatatataattgtaaatatgataaacataaaattataaatattaaattaaataattaaaataaattttaattattgtttcATATTGATCAAATGAAACTGTGAATACAGTTTGGTATCTATCAGACTCTTTAATCTAAATTTGTCAGtatctaaaaattttatctcaaatttaaatattttttttttgtagaatttAATCTATTCAaccatttttttatttggaaTAGGACACCTAATTTAAAGGATATATATAATAACCCATTAATGGTATGATATGTGCGTTTGTTTTACAAAattgttatttaaatattaaaattggtATCCACATTTTTTacatttaaaaacaaaaaaatatatgaaaaataaaaaatgagcgagtttgaaaataataaggctaatataaaaataatactattatttttagTGTAAAATAACATTATTCTTtacatattttaaatatatattttatattttaatacgtattttatataaataataaataataacttaatTAGTTGACGACATACATTGTATTTATACCAAAACGATTAAGACACCAAAAAAAATGCCAAAACTATTACTACAAATATTTCCACGGAACTAAAGCCGTCCTGCATATTCAATACCGAATTGCAAAACAGAATATTTTTGCTTACGTAAAAGAGTCTTCATCAGAAATTCTTTTCCTCTtataacccaaaaataaaatagaaaatcgaaaagaaaagaaaaattattttattggaAATAAACGTGTTAGTGTATATTTGCCTATTTAGATTTGCGTTTGTTAAATCGaatgaaattaattttataaaattgattttggataaaaataaatttgtgcCAATATAATTTATGTTCGactatactaaaattaattttaaaaaaaaaatattatttaaataatattaattaaaattatttttaaataaataattattaaaaaatacataatattaaattataataatatttttttaaatatttttaaattttcgtaattttttagtatattttttatatagtattatttatagtatttttgaagttttttaatatattataaatttttattattattattatttatgattaattttttaatttattttatctaatgaaattaataaattatattataaaaaaataataaatataatattcaaaaactataattataaaattatacaatattaaattaaaaaattaacaaaaaataaaaataataaataataaaaaaaagtttatataaaaaaataataaaaatttcatcaataaaataataacatatataaaGAGTAAAGTTGCTAGAAAAATAGCCATGAAGTTTTCAAACCCACCCTTATTCATGCAAGTTCTTTTCCATCAAATGACTTTTTGCATcatcatatttaaaaaaaaaaaatcaaagtcGAACGATCCTTCCGTTTctttatttaactttttttttaaacaaaaaataccCAATTATAAATTACTATTGCAATTTTAAGCATTTATGACAATTTCAAGCCCATTCCAcatatatatgcaaaaatataataaataccTTAAACTCTTAGCATTCAACAAGCCGGTTGCAGATTCAGGAGCAGCTCCAAACACATCAATCCACTCAAAGTCCCGGGTGGTGCCGCGCCACACAACATAGATCTCACGCCGGTTCAACTTCTTGCTGACCTCATCAATCGTCACAGCTATGTACCCGATCCAGTTGGACTCGCGGTCCCACGCCTCACGTGAAAGGGAGTGCAGAAGAAGCGCTTCGGGGACGGACACGCGCGCGGTGCCGTACAGAAAGCACGCGACAGTGTAACTTTCGAGATCATCAAACATGACTTTCTTGAAGAAAGAGGGCTTCCCGTAACGGCTGGAGCCGCAGTAGGGGGAGTTTTTGTCGTTGTTGAAGGCGTCATAGGTGGCTTGGATGAAGTCGCCGCAGCGGAGGATGAGGTTGAGGAGGTGAGGGTGGAGCGGGTCAAGGAGATTCTCCCAGTTGTTGCTTCCCAAGAGTTGGTGCCATGTGGGGGTTGTTGTGGAGTCTGCCATTGGTAGTGAGAGGAGGGAGGGTGAGTCTGAGTGTCAGTGTGTATAGTAGTTTTTGTTTGGGTGGGGAGTGGGAGAATGTGTGGTGGGAAGAGAAAGGGACGATGTCATGTTTATGTGGGGTAAGACTTTGATTTTAGTCAGATATGGTGGCTTGTTAAATAATTAAAGGGGTGCTTTCTTAAagttgcttttctttttttacttttaagttTTCAAGAGTAATGAGGATAATAATACATGGAGAAAGGACCGTTGGTAACATAAGTGGTTATAAATCTTTCGATTAAAGAATCAAAATAGTacgttaattattttttatatgatggATGAAATGGTGTAATACGTTGATATGAGTTGAAATGGGTATATTTCACAAGTGTGATGTATAATGTAAATCGTTACTTACGATTTGTATAATAAAAGAAATCGTTATTCACGATTTCataaatcacattttttttaattaaaaaattcaaatcgTGACTCatgatttcttttatttttttgtcttataTGAAATCGTAACTAACGATTTctattaactttttttaattttttgtcttATTTGAAATGTTACTCACGATTTCTTTTTATCCCATATCACTACATTACACCAAAACATCATAATATTAATGAAAAACACCAATAACaacacaatataaaaaaaaaattagccaaaaTAGTACTCGATAAGGATTATTTTTGATTGGTCTATTTATAAAActgattaatttattttttaaatttgattcgGCCCGGCCGGCTTACATAACCCGGACCGggtcatttttttttcttttactttggTAAACGACATCGTTCAAAACCCTACCCCTCACTCCTCATCATCTCCTCCCTCAACGTTACTTTCTCGCTAAAGCTGAGCTCTCTCATCTCTGTCACTGTGGCTCAGTTGCTCTCGCACAAGCTCTCTCCCTCTCTCGGCTCCGGTCTCTCTACTGTCTCCGGTATCCCACTCAAGCTCGTCGTCCCTCTTTGTGCCGTCACTCACCACCATCTCGCATCAGTCGCGCTCACGCGCCTTTCCTGCCCTCGTCGTCGTCAGCGGCAGAAGCAGCAGGTCCCGGGATTGGTCGTCGTCATCGCTCCTTGTCTCATCACCGTCTCACACTCAATCCCGCGCCTTTGTTGCCATTGTTGTGCTCGTCGCCGCCGCCGGCAGAAGCATCCGGTTCCGGGATTGATTTTCGTTGTCGTCTTCTTGCTTCGACTTTCGCCACCAGCTTCCTCTTCGCCGTCAGCTTCCTTCGCACAACCAGAAGCTGGTCTCCAATTTGGTTAGTTCCAACAAATTCCCatgttctttctttttcaattttgttgtTCTAATTCATCACTGCACTTTGATTTTGCCGCTG is a window from the Arachis stenosperma cultivar V10309 chromosome 3, arast.V10309.gnm1.PFL2, whole genome shotgun sequence genome containing:
- the LOC130967983 gene encoding phospholipase A1-IIdelta-like, whose protein sequence is MADSTTTPTWHQLLGSNNWENLLDPLHPHLLNLILRCGDFIQATYDAFNNDKNSPYCGSSRYGKPSFFKKVMFDDLESYTVACFLYGTARVSVPEALLLHSLSREAWDRESNWIGYIAVTIDEVSKKLNRREIYVVWRGTTRDFEWIDVFGAAPESATGLLIGQSQDGDGSSSSDSEEDDDVPKVMKGWLTIYTSEDPKSPFTKLSARTQVLTKVKALLKLYKDENPSVVLVGHSLGASLSIVSAFDLVENGITDVPVAAFVFGSPQIGNKAFNERVKSFNNLKVLHVRNVIDVIPHYPGRLLGYEYTGVELEIDTRKSRNLRDSKNPSDWHNLQAMLHVVAGWNGKHGEFKLRVKRSLALVNKSCEFLKDEYRVPGLWWVEKNKGMVKRDDGEWVLDAPEEEDIPVPEDYD